One region of Trichosurus vulpecula isolate mTriVul1 chromosome 1, mTriVul1.pri, whole genome shotgun sequence genomic DNA includes:
- the GPT gene encoding alanine aminotransferase 1, translated as MANKNIKQQVVNGIRDKVLTLDTINPFVKNVEYAVRGPILLRAMELERELQQGVKKPFTEIIRANIGDAQAMGQKPITFMRQVLALCQYPDLLGSPSFPEDAKKRARRILQACEGHSTGSYSASAGIQMIREDVARYIEHRDGNIASDPENIFLSTGASSAIMAVLSLLVSGKGKNRTGVMIPIPQYPLYSATLAEFDAVQINYYLNEEHHWGLDVAELQGALNQAKAHCQPRVLCVINPGNPTGQVLSRENIEAVIRFAYEEHLFLMADEVYQDNIYAEGSQFHSFKKVLMEMGPPYAQQLELASFHSCSKGYMGECGFRGGYTEVVNMDPAVKQQMLKLLSVRLCPPVPGQILMDIVTNPPQPGDPSYEQFQQEKKAVLSDLAEKALLTEKILNKQPGIHCNPVQGAMYSFPRIQLPPKALQRAKELGQPADMFFCIHLLEETGICVVPGSGFGQKDGTYHFRMTILPSLEKLKILLEKLSQFYAKFTQQYS; from the exons ATGGCAAACAAGAACATCAAGCAACAAGTAGTGAATGGGATTCGGGACAAGGTGCTGACCTTGGACACCATAAACCCATTTGTGAAAAACGTCGAGTATGCTGTTCGAGGGCCCATCTTGCTTCGGGCTATGGAACTGGAGAGAGAGCTTCAGCAG GGTGTGAAGAAGCCCTTCACAGAGATTATCCGGGCCAATATAGGAGATGCCCAGGCTATGGGTCAGAAGCCAATCACTTTTATGCGCCAG GTCTTGGCCCTCTGCCAGTACCCAGATCTCCTGGGCAGCCCATCCTTCCCGGAAGATGCCAAGAAAAGGGCAAGGAGGATCTTGCAGGCCTGCGAGGGCCACAGCACAG GGTCTTACAGTGCCAGTGCTGGCATCCAGATGATCCGAGAAGATGTGGCAAGGTACATTGAACATCGGGATGGGAACATTGCTTCTGACCCTGAGAACATCTTCCTGTCCACAGGGGCCAGCAGTGCCATCATG gcaGTGCTGAGTCTGTTGGTGTCAGGCAAAGGGAAGAACAGGACAGGGGTCATGATTCCCATTCCCCAGTACCCATTATATTCAGCCACCCTGGCTGAATTTGATGCTGTCCAAATCAACTACTACTTGAATGAGGAGCATCACTGGGGACTAGATGTGGCTGAGTTGCAAGGGGCGCTCAATCAGGCCAAAGCTCACTGCCAGCCTCGGGTCCTTTGTGTCATCAATCCTGGCAACCCCACAG GGCAGGTCCTGAGCCGTGAGAACATTGAAGCTGTCATCCGATTTGCCTATGAGGAGCATCTCTTCCTGATGGCTGATGAG GTTTACCAGGACAATATATATGCTGAGGGATCCCAGTTCCACTCATTCAAGAAGGTGCTGATGGAGATGGGCCCACCCTATGCCCAGCAGCTAGAGCTTGcttccttccactcctgctcTAAAGGCTACATGGGCGA GTGTGGGTTCCGGGGGGGCTACACAGAAGTAGTGAATATGGACCCTGCAGTAAAGCAGCAGATGTTAAAGTTGCTCTCAGTTCGGCTATGCCCACCAGTACCAGGGCAAATACTCATGGACATAGTGACGAATCCCCCTCAACCTGGGGACCCCTCTTATGAGCAGTTTCAACAG GAGAAGAAGGCTGTCCTGTCAGACTTGGCAGAGAAGGCTCTGCTCACAGAGAAGATTTTAAACAAGCAACCTGGCATCCACTGTAACCCAGTGCAAGGGGCTATGTACTCTTTCCCCCGCATCCAGCTACCCCCCAAAGCATTGCAGCGTGCAAAG GAGCTGGGCCAGCCTGCTGACATGTTCTTCTGCATACACCTTCTGGAGGAGACTGGTATCTGCGTTGTGCCTGGCAGTGGCTTTGGCCAGAAAGATGGCACCTACCACTTCAG GATGACCATTCTCCCCTCTTTGGAGAAGCTGAAGATCCTTCTAGAGAAACTGAGCCAATTTTATGCCAAGTTTACTCAGCagtattcctaa